In Streptomyces dangxiongensis, one DNA window encodes the following:
- a CDS encoding HoxN/HupN/NixA family nickel/cobalt transporter, whose protein sequence is MKPRPLYLLVLAVCALTLLPAGTASAHPLGNFTVNRYDGLVAAPGQLRVDHVEDLAEIPATQAGPEIERLGLDGWARRRCARAAADSTLTVDGRTTALTAARGTARPRPGQAGLHTLRVECRLTAALPRTGTVTVRFHSAGATGGPGWREITARGDRMTLTATDVPRTSVSHELTTYPKDLLSSPADTATAALRLRPGGPALAGDAARRETPGAGVLPRGADRWTRALDDLVARRDLTVGFAALALLIAVALGALHALAPGHGKTLMAASAAARGGRARPRDVLPLAASVTVTHTLGVVALGLLVTAGSAATPAVIAWLGLASGVLVLAAGVTLVRRAWHSRPRPAAVAREEVVRRELAVVGAAGRGAAPHPHHHDGVEPTHGGHTHTHPRTPDGHTHAHDGHTHTHGSHTHTHGGHTHTHPTAPTLRGTLLLGFAGGLVPSPSAVVVLVGAAALGKAWFGLLLVVAYGAGLALTLTAAGFAVVRLGSGAARVLERRPRWTAHPLATLARRTLPFASALVVVALGTGLVLKGAASALG, encoded by the coding sequence GTGAAGCCACGCCCGCTGTATCTGCTCGTCCTCGCCGTGTGCGCGCTCACCCTCCTCCCGGCCGGCACCGCGAGCGCGCACCCCCTCGGCAACTTCACCGTCAACCGCTACGACGGCCTCGTCGCCGCTCCCGGGCAGCTCCGGGTCGACCATGTGGAGGACCTCGCCGAGATCCCGGCGACCCAGGCCGGGCCCGAGATCGAGCGGCTGGGGCTGGACGGGTGGGCACGGCGGCGGTGTGCGCGGGCCGCCGCGGACAGCACCCTCACCGTGGACGGGCGTACGACGGCCCTGACCGCCGCCCGCGGCACCGCGCGCCCCCGCCCCGGCCAGGCCGGGTTGCACACCCTGCGCGTGGAATGCCGGCTGACCGCCGCGCTCCCCCGCACCGGTACCGTCACCGTCCGCTTCCACAGCGCGGGTGCCACCGGCGGGCCCGGCTGGCGGGAGATCACCGCGCGCGGCGACCGGATGACGCTCACCGCGACGGACGTACCGCGCACGTCGGTCTCGCACGAACTGACGACCTATCCGAAGGACCTGCTGTCCTCGCCCGCCGACACCGCGACGGCCGCCCTACGGCTGCGGCCCGGTGGTCCGGCGCTCGCCGGGGACGCGGCGCGGCGGGAGACCCCGGGCGCCGGCGTGCTGCCCCGGGGTGCCGACCGCTGGACCCGGGCCCTGGACGATCTGGTGGCCCGGCGTGATCTCACCGTCGGCTTCGCCGCGCTGGCGCTGCTCATCGCGGTCGCCCTGGGCGCGCTGCACGCGCTCGCACCGGGGCACGGCAAGACCCTGATGGCCGCGTCGGCGGCGGCGCGCGGGGGCCGGGCCCGGCCGCGGGACGTGCTGCCGCTGGCCGCCTCGGTCACCGTGACCCACACGCTCGGCGTCGTCGCCCTGGGCCTGCTGGTGACGGCCGGTTCCGCCGCCACACCGGCGGTGATCGCCTGGCTGGGCCTCGCCAGCGGGGTCCTGGTGCTCGCGGCGGGCGTCACCCTCGTACGCCGGGCGTGGCACAGCCGGCCGCGTCCGGCCGCCGTTGCCCGCGAGGAAGTGGTGCGGCGGGAGTTGGCGGTCGTGGGCGCCGCAGGTCGCGGCGCCGCCCCACACCCTCACCACCACGACGGTGTGGAGCCCACCCATGGTGGCCACACCCACACCCACCCACGCACCCCCGACGGACACACCCACGCCCACGACGGTCACACGCACACCCACGGCAGTCACACCCACACCCATGGGGGACATACACACACCCACCCCACCGCGCCCACCCTCCGCGGGACGCTTCTCCTCGGGTTCGCCGGTGGGCTGGTGCCCAGTCCGTCCGCCGTGGTGGTGCTGGTCGGCGCCGCCGCGCTCGGCAAGGCCTGGTTCGGGCTGCTGCTCGTCGTGGCCTACGGTGCCGGTCTCGCGCTGACGCTCACCGCGGCCGGGTTCGCCGTCGTCCGGCTGGGCTCGGGCGCGGCCCGGGTGCTGGAGCGGCGTCCGCGCTGGACCGCGCATCCGCTGGCCACGCTGGCGCGCCGTACCCTGCCGTTCGCGTCCGCGCTGGTCGTGGTGGCGCTGGGTACGGGGCTGGTGCTCAAGGGGGCGGCGTCCGCGCTGGGCTGA
- a CDS encoding glycosyltransferase family 2 protein, which translates to MSSVLRPPGPGQDPLIAADYRPISSHLAITVPVSVVIPAMNEAENLPYVFKSLPGWIHEVVLVDGNSTDGTVGVARSLWPEVKVVEQRGRGKGDALISGFEACTGDIIVMVDADGSADGGEIVSYVSALVSGADFAKGSRFANGGGTDDMTFVRRLGNRALCATVNRKFGARYTDLCYGYNAFWRHCLDRIDLDCTGFEVETLMNIRVVKAGLRVQEIPSHEYLRIHGTSNLRAVRDGFRVLRVILRERSNRRELRRRARRSPLLDTVRGEAS; encoded by the coding sequence ATGAGTTCCGTGCTGCGCCCGCCGGGTCCGGGTCAGGATCCGCTGATCGCCGCCGACTACCGGCCCATCTCCTCCCACCTGGCGATCACCGTGCCGGTGAGTGTGGTCATCCCCGCCATGAACGAGGCGGAGAACCTGCCCTACGTCTTCAAGAGTCTGCCCGGCTGGATACACGAAGTGGTCCTGGTGGACGGCAACTCCACGGACGGCACCGTCGGCGTGGCGCGTTCCCTTTGGCCGGAGGTCAAGGTCGTCGAACAGCGGGGCAGAGGCAAGGGGGATGCCCTGATCAGCGGGTTCGAGGCCTGCACCGGCGACATCATCGTGATGGTCGACGCGGACGGCTCGGCCGACGGCGGGGAGATCGTGTCGTACGTCTCCGCCCTGGTCTCCGGCGCCGACTTCGCCAAGGGATCGCGCTTCGCCAACGGCGGCGGCACCGACGACATGACCTTCGTGCGCAGGCTGGGCAACCGGGCGCTGTGCGCCACCGTCAACCGCAAGTTCGGCGCCCGCTACACCGATCTCTGCTACGGCTACAACGCGTTCTGGCGGCACTGCCTCGACAGGATAGACCTCGACTGCACCGGCTTCGAGGTCGAGACTCTGATGAACATCAGAGTGGTCAAGGCGGGACTGAGGGTGCAGGAGATACCGAGCCACGAGTACCTGCGCATCCACGGCACGAGCAACCTGCGGGCCGTACGGGACGGGTTCCGGGTGCTGAGGGTGATCCTGCGGGAACGCTCCAACCGGCGGGAGCTGCGCCGCCGGGCACGCCGTTCACCACTGCTCGACACGGTCCGGGGCGAGGCGTCTTGA
- a CDS encoding glycosyltransferase, whose translation MTAPGISVVICVYTEDRWEDILAAVSSVRAQSCPALETLLVVDHNPALRARLERAYERGDGVRVLANAGPRGLSAGRNTGIAASRGEVIAFLDDDAVAERDWLRRFTEGYADPRVLAVGGRTVPVWASGRRPAWFPEEFDWVVGCTYKGLPPGRVRVRNVLGGNASFRRTAFEAAGGFATGIGRDGDHRPLGCEETELCIRLSRARPDAVLLIDDRAVIHHRVPASRERFAYFRSRTYAEGLSKALVARSVGTGKGLESERRYVAQVLPAGIARGIRDALLGRPGGAGRAGAIVAGTLSAAAGYTLAGLRTRRTAGTAPPPPPPQEPARDPAEEPTPGRAEEPTPTPTQEPPRDPAQEPTPTPTRNPPRASVQVPSEASAPGGGPGE comes from the coding sequence TTGACCGCTCCCGGCATCTCCGTCGTGATCTGCGTGTACACCGAGGACCGCTGGGAGGACATCCTCGCGGCGGTCTCCTCGGTACGCGCACAGTCGTGTCCGGCGCTGGAGACGCTCCTGGTCGTGGACCACAACCCCGCCCTGCGGGCCCGGCTGGAACGCGCGTACGAGCGGGGCGACGGCGTCCGGGTCCTGGCCAACGCCGGCCCGCGCGGCCTCTCCGCGGGCCGCAACACCGGCATCGCCGCCTCCCGGGGCGAGGTGATCGCCTTCCTCGACGACGACGCCGTCGCCGAACGGGACTGGCTGCGCCGCTTCACCGAGGGGTACGCCGACCCACGTGTCCTGGCGGTCGGCGGCCGTACGGTACCGGTGTGGGCGTCGGGCCGGCGGCCGGCCTGGTTCCCGGAGGAGTTCGACTGGGTGGTGGGCTGCACCTACAAGGGGCTGCCGCCCGGCCGGGTCCGGGTCCGCAACGTCCTCGGCGGCAACGCCTCCTTCCGGCGCACGGCGTTCGAGGCGGCGGGCGGCTTCGCCACCGGCATCGGCCGCGACGGCGACCACCGCCCGCTGGGCTGCGAGGAGACGGAACTGTGCATCCGCCTCAGCCGCGCCCGCCCCGACGCCGTCCTGCTCATCGACGACCGCGCGGTGATCCACCACCGGGTGCCCGCGTCGCGCGAGCGCTTCGCCTACTTCCGCAGCCGCACCTACGCCGAGGGCCTGTCCAAGGCCCTTGTGGCACGCAGCGTCGGCACGGGCAAGGGCCTGGAGTCCGAACGCCGTTACGTGGCACAGGTGCTGCCGGCCGGGATCGCGCGGGGTATCAGGGACGCACTGCTCGGCAGACCGGGCGGGGCGGGCCGCGCGGGCGCGATCGTCGCCGGAACGCTGAGCGCCGCCGCCGGCTACACACTGGCCGGCCTGCGGACCCGGCGAACGGCCGGTACGGCGCCCCCGCCGCCGCCACCCCAGGAACCGGCCCGCGACCCGGCCGAGGAGCCAACCCCCGGCCGGGCCGAGGAGCCGACACCGACACCGACCCAGGAACCACCCCGCGACCCGGCCCAGGAACCGACCCCAACACCGACGCGGAACCCACCCCGGGCATCCGTCCAGGTGCCCTCGGAGGCGTCGGCCCCCGGGGGTGGTCCCGGTGAGTGA
- a CDS encoding lipopolysaccharide biosynthesis protein, whose product MSDTTTAPTTAGTAAPGATAPGSGRSTGGSPLFRNAYALMLNTGISAVLGLGFWLAAARYYSESAVGQGSAAIAAMKFLAGLTAVTLTGALARFIPVAGDRTGRLVLRTYAGGSLVVAVAAGIFLLTLDAWGPSYRFLHGTPNGLGFVVAVAAWNVLTLQDGVLTGLRSAPWVPVGNTVFSAVKLALLAAFAVALPTTGVFVSWVAAIATSVVPLGWLVFRRLVPRHVRATANRAGPPTPREIGRFLAGDYTGSLFSLAVVYLVPVIIAARVGSEQNAYFYIATTIGGTTNLLAVNMGASLTVEGSHDPARLAADTRAVLKRMARIMLPVAALLFTGAPWILGVFGEGYADAATPLLRWYAVGAVLRTVMETHFAVLRAQSRTAGLAWLQGLLCVLVLSLTVLLLPRLGLTGAGVAEISSLAVVVAIAAPKLWRTARSTPTTVPDTTAPDGDLADLEPLSRARLRSGGGTPAVPARRSGPAWVRDRDTWAGVLLGGLLVAALVLYWVPALRLGEADLDRMGGLGLVSVLPPPTLAGAALLVTVFAVLLRLRREHRALLLLTLLATVVCLHALPAVIEAEPRFPTAWQHLGFLDHIDRTGAAVPDLDARWSWPGFFALAAFAGRACGITDFTEVIRWWPTAVQLAYLAPMFLLTRVMRASWRAKWSGVWIFALSGWVGQDYFSPQGFTYLLYLVFVAVLLVWFRPPRVIWTGRRPGEAEVEPAGRRQRAVLLLVLMALYAATVPAHQLTPFMMLGVLTVLVLLGRSELRGLPLLFAVLVAVWVGFMAEPYWSGHFDELFGGVGGVGGNVSTSVSGRIQGGSATHKLVLYTRVLLAGSVLGLACWGWWRRRLHRYRERSLPVLAFVPFLGFGMQSYGGEMALRVFMFAVPGAALLGGLALFPRTGGAVGKVRVRLAPPAVLLMGLLLMGGFLVARWGNEPFERVRPGEVAAMDWVYAHDRPTVRLLWLSQDPVNEVTPALPWGARDMERVSYVPTLAPADPRRVAGLVKALEDAGPHAYLMVDRSQATYLELDAGYPAAWRSRLVRRLDGRRELTRVLADEDVTVYALRERPAGPVPEPDPGPAGPQVTWTPWSVAGALAAVVLVLLLAARELVRVGARPGVRRLRLVQGGFWFSLPLLGLVLASLVQRFVTLK is encoded by the coding sequence GTGTCTGACACGACCACCGCGCCCACGACGGCCGGGACGGCGGCACCCGGCGCCACGGCACCCGGGTCCGGCCGGTCCACCGGCGGCAGCCCGCTGTTCCGCAACGCCTACGCGCTGATGCTCAACACCGGCATCTCGGCCGTCCTCGGGCTCGGCTTCTGGCTGGCCGCGGCGCGCTACTACTCCGAGTCGGCGGTCGGGCAGGGCTCCGCCGCCATCGCCGCGATGAAGTTCCTCGCCGGACTGACCGCGGTGACCCTGACCGGCGCCCTGGCCCGTTTCATCCCCGTCGCCGGTGACCGCACCGGGCGGCTCGTCCTGCGTACCTACGCGGGCGGTTCGCTGGTCGTGGCGGTCGCCGCCGGGATCTTCCTGCTGACCCTGGACGCGTGGGGGCCGTCGTACCGCTTCCTGCACGGCACCCCGAACGGGCTGGGGTTCGTCGTGGCCGTCGCCGCCTGGAACGTGCTCACCCTCCAGGACGGCGTGCTCACCGGGCTGCGCAGCGCGCCCTGGGTGCCGGTCGGCAACACCGTGTTCTCGGCGGTCAAGCTCGCCCTGCTCGCCGCGTTCGCCGTCGCCCTGCCGACCACCGGTGTCTTCGTGTCCTGGGTGGCCGCGATCGCCACCTCCGTGGTGCCGCTGGGCTGGCTGGTGTTCCGGCGGCTGGTCCCCCGGCACGTGCGGGCCACCGCGAACCGGGCCGGCCCGCCGACGCCGAGGGAGATCGGCAGGTTCCTGGCCGGGGACTACACCGGTTCGCTGTTCTCCCTCGCCGTGGTCTACCTCGTGCCGGTGATCATCGCCGCGCGGGTCGGCTCCGAGCAGAACGCGTACTTCTACATCGCCACCACCATCGGCGGCACGACCAACCTGCTCGCCGTCAACATGGGCGCCTCCCTCACCGTGGAGGGCTCGCACGACCCGGCACGGCTGGCCGCCGACACCCGGGCCGTGCTGAAGCGGATGGCCCGGATCATGCTGCCGGTCGCGGCCCTGCTGTTCACCGGCGCGCCCTGGATCCTCGGCGTGTTCGGCGAGGGCTACGCGGACGCGGCGACCCCGCTGCTGCGCTGGTACGCGGTCGGCGCGGTGCTGCGGACCGTGATGGAGACCCACTTCGCGGTGTTGCGCGCGCAGAGCCGCACCGCCGGACTCGCGTGGCTCCAGGGCCTGTTGTGCGTGCTGGTGCTGAGCCTGACCGTGCTGCTCCTGCCCCGGCTGGGGCTGACCGGCGCGGGCGTCGCCGAGATCTCCAGCCTCGCGGTGGTCGTGGCGATCGCCGCGCCGAAACTGTGGCGGACGGCGCGGTCCACGCCCACCACCGTGCCGGACACCACGGCACCGGACGGTGACCTCGCCGACCTGGAGCCGCTCTCCCGCGCCCGGCTGCGCTCCGGCGGGGGCACCCCCGCCGTCCCGGCGCGCCGGTCCGGCCCGGCGTGGGTGCGCGACCGCGACACCTGGGCCGGAGTGCTCCTCGGGGGTCTGCTGGTGGCCGCGCTGGTGCTGTACTGGGTGCCCGCGCTGCGGCTCGGCGAGGCGGACCTGGACCGGATGGGCGGGCTGGGGCTGGTCTCGGTGCTGCCGCCGCCGACCCTGGCCGGGGCGGCCCTGCTGGTCACCGTGTTCGCCGTGCTGCTCCGGCTGCGCCGCGAACACCGGGCGCTGCTGCTGCTCACCCTGCTGGCGACCGTGGTCTGCCTGCACGCGCTGCCCGCGGTGATCGAGGCCGAGCCGCGGTTCCCGACGGCCTGGCAGCACCTCGGCTTCCTCGACCACATCGACCGGACCGGTGCCGCCGTACCGGACCTGGACGCCCGCTGGAGCTGGCCGGGCTTCTTCGCGCTGGCCGCGTTCGCCGGCCGGGCGTGCGGGATCACCGACTTCACCGAGGTCATCCGTTGGTGGCCGACGGCCGTACAACTCGCTTACCTGGCCCCGATGTTCTTACTCACCCGGGTGATGCGGGCGAGCTGGCGGGCGAAGTGGAGCGGGGTGTGGATCTTCGCGCTGAGCGGCTGGGTCGGTCAGGACTACTTCTCCCCGCAGGGCTTCACCTATCTGCTGTACCTGGTGTTCGTGGCCGTCCTGCTGGTCTGGTTCCGCCCGCCCCGGGTCATCTGGACGGGACGGCGCCCGGGCGAGGCCGAGGTGGAGCCGGCCGGCCGGCGGCAACGCGCCGTGCTGCTGCTCGTGCTGATGGCGCTCTACGCGGCGACGGTGCCCGCGCACCAGCTCACCCCGTTCATGATGCTGGGCGTGCTCACGGTCCTCGTCCTGCTCGGCCGGTCCGAACTGCGCGGGCTGCCACTGCTGTTCGCGGTGCTGGTGGCGGTCTGGGTCGGCTTCATGGCCGAGCCGTACTGGTCGGGGCACTTCGACGAACTCTTCGGCGGGGTGGGCGGGGTCGGCGGCAATGTCTCCACGTCCGTCTCCGGCCGTATCCAGGGCGGCAGTGCGACCCACAAGCTGGTGCTGTACACCCGGGTGCTGCTGGCCGGTTCGGTGCTGGGCCTGGCCTGCTGGGGCTGGTGGCGGCGGCGCCTGCACCGGTACCGGGAACGGTCCCTGCCGGTCCTCGCGTTCGTCCCGTTCCTCGGCTTCGGCATGCAGTCGTACGGCGGTGAGATGGCGCTGCGCGTCTTCATGTTCGCGGTGCCGGGCGCGGCCCTGCTCGGCGGGCTCGCGCTCTTCCCGCGCACCGGTGGCGCCGTGGGGAAGGTCCGGGTGCGGCTCGCCCCGCCGGCCGTGCTGCTCATGGGGCTGCTGCTGATGGGCGGTTTCCTGGTGGCCCGCTGGGGCAACGAGCCGTTCGAGCGGGTCCGGCCCGGTGAGGTCGCGGCCATGGACTGGGTGTACGCCCACGACCGGCCGACGGTACGGCTGCTGTGGCTCAGCCAGGACCCGGTCAACGAGGTGACGCCGGCGCTGCCGTGGGGGGCGCGGGACATGGAGCGGGTGAGCTACGTGCCGACGCTCGCACCGGCCGACCCCCGTCGGGTGGCGGGCCTGGTGAAGGCGCTGGAGGACGCCGGGCCGCACGCGTATCTGATGGTCGACCGGAGCCAGGCGACGTATCTGGAGCTGGACGCGGGCTACCCGGCGGCCTGGCGGTCCCGGCTGGTCCGTCGCCTGGACGGCCGGCGGGAGCTGACGCGGGTCCTGGCCGACGAGGACGTCACGGTGTACGCGCTGCGGGAGCGGCCGGCGGGGCCGGTGCCCGAGCCGGATCCGGGGCCGGCCGGACCGCAGGTGACGTGGACGCCGTGGTCGGTGGCCGGAGCGCTCGCCGCCGTCGTCCTGGTCCTGCTGCTGGCCGCCCGTGAGCTGGTCCGGGTCGGGGCGCGGCCGGGGGTGCGCCGGCTGCGGCTGGTCCAGGGCGGTTTCTGGTTCTCGCTGCCGCTGCTGGGGCTGGTGCTGGCCTCGCTGGTGCAGCGGTTCGTGACGCTGAAGTGA
- a CDS encoding SGNH/GDSL hydrolase family protein, with translation MRRSRLTGFLTSLLLAAGLGLTGAASANASGTAAAGGYVALGDSYSSGVGAGSYISSSGSCDRSTKAYPYLWNAAHSYSSFAFNACSGAKTDDVLANQLGSLNSATSLVSLTIGGNDAGFSDVMTTCVIQSDSACLSKIDTARAYVANTLPGKLDTVYNAISAKAPSARVVVIGYPRFYLLGQTCLGLSETKRSAINGAADYIDTVIKARATAHNFAFGDVRTTFTGHEICSSDSWLHSVNWLDIGTSYHPTAAGHSGGYLPVLTNAA, from the coding sequence ATGAGACGTTCCCGACTTACCGGATTCCTCACTTCACTCCTCCTCGCCGCCGGCCTCGGTCTCACCGGGGCCGCTTCGGCGAACGCGTCCGGCACGGCCGCGGCCGGAGGTTACGTGGCGCTCGGCGACTCCTACTCCTCCGGGGTGGGCGCCGGGAGTTACATCAGCTCGAGCGGTAGCTGCGACCGGAGCACGAAGGCCTACCCCTACCTGTGGAACGCCGCCCACAGCTACTCCTCGTTCGCCTTCAACGCCTGCTCCGGCGCGAAGACGGACGACGTGCTCGCCAACCAGCTCGGCTCCCTCAACTCCGCCACCTCGCTGGTGTCCCTCACGATCGGCGGCAACGACGCCGGCTTCTCCGACGTCATGACGACCTGTGTGATCCAGTCCGACAGCGCCTGCCTCTCCAAGATCGACACCGCCAGGGCGTACGTCGCCAACACGCTCCCCGGCAAGCTGGACACCGTCTACAACGCGATCAGCGCCAAGGCCCCGTCCGCCCGGGTGGTCGTCATCGGCTACCCCCGCTTCTACCTGCTCGGCCAGACCTGCCTCGGCCTCTCCGAGACCAAGCGGTCCGCCATCAACGGCGCGGCCGACTACATCGACACCGTCATCAAGGCCCGCGCCACCGCCCACAACTTCGCCTTCGGCGACGTCCGCACCACGTTTACCGGCCACGAGATCTGCTCCAGCGACTCCTGGCTGCACAGCGTCAACTGGCTCGACATCGGCACGTCGTACCACCCGACCGCGGCCGGCCACTCCGGCGGCTACCTGCCGGTGCTCACGAACGCGGCCTGA
- a CDS encoding tetratricopeptide repeat protein, giving the protein MGPRGQHEEHEENQAHGENGERPVSTTHDPRPAVSPRRRRRRRLTPGGTAGAGERAGEGAGDGVGAGPGTAGRAGEGAGGGVGAGPGAAGGGGEGGRGGGRVAAVRRVGEAGRRWRAARLAGSAVLVAVALTGGAIALGAQRAPATAPVVADAVDPGVLGGGNLDASIAALQTHLRSQPKDSGGWATLGLAYVEQARTKGDPARYPQAEQALRRSLSLAPDSDQALAGRAALAAARHDFAHALTFADAALRRNPYSERALSSRIDALVELGRYADAAKAAATADARKPGVPVFTRYAYVRELRGDVTAARRVLEQALSAATSPGDTAYVATQLGQLAWNQGDYRSALTCYARALAADDGYLPALEGRARAQAARGDRTAAIKGMEAVVARYPVPGPLVVLGELYEARGAAGDRARARRQYALVDAWTALARANGVNADLDTALAAADHGDRTAALRAARAEWARRHTVHTADALAWALHVNGRDREALPYARRATATGYRNAAFRYHRGVIELATGHRAAGRASLTSALELNPGFSPLGSAAARKALEGSE; this is encoded by the coding sequence ATGGGCCCGCGCGGGCAGCACGAGGAGCACGAGGAGAACCAGGCGCACGGGGAGAACGGGGAGCGGCCGGTGAGCACGACCCACGACCCCCGACCGGCGGTGTCCCCGCGCCGCAGACGACGGCGACGCCTGACACCGGGGGGGACCGCAGGTGCCGGTGAGCGTGCCGGCGAGGGAGCCGGAGACGGCGTGGGTGCCGGGCCGGGTACGGCCGGTCGCGCGGGCGAAGGGGCCGGAGGAGGCGTGGGTGCCGGGCCGGGCGCTGCCGGTGGTGGGGGTGAGGGCGGCCGGGGTGGGGGGCGGGTCGCTGCTGTGCGGCGGGTCGGGGAGGCCGGGCGGCGGTGGCGGGCCGCGCGGCTGGCCGGGTCCGCCGTGCTGGTGGCCGTCGCCCTGACCGGCGGCGCGATCGCCCTCGGTGCCCAGCGGGCACCGGCGACCGCGCCCGTCGTGGCCGACGCCGTCGACCCCGGTGTCCTCGGCGGCGGGAACCTGGACGCGAGCATCGCCGCACTCCAGACGCATCTGCGGTCGCAGCCCAAGGACTCCGGCGGCTGGGCCACCCTCGGCCTGGCCTACGTGGAACAGGCGCGCACCAAGGGCGATCCGGCCCGCTATCCGCAGGCGGAGCAGGCGCTGCGGCGCTCCCTGTCCCTGGCACCGGACAGCGACCAGGCCCTGGCCGGCCGCGCCGCGCTCGCCGCGGCCCGGCACGACTTCGCGCACGCCCTGACTTTCGCGGACGCGGCCCTGCGGCGGAACCCGTACAGCGAGCGCGCCCTGTCCTCCCGTATCGACGCCCTGGTCGAACTCGGCCGGTACGCCGACGCGGCGAAGGCCGCCGCGACCGCCGACGCGCGCAAGCCGGGCGTACCGGTCTTCACCCGGTACGCGTACGTGCGCGAACTGCGCGGGGACGTCACCGCGGCACGCCGCGTTCTCGAACAGGCGCTGTCCGCGGCCACCTCACCGGGCGACACCGCGTACGTGGCCACGCAACTCGGCCAACTCGCCTGGAACCAGGGCGACTACCGGTCGGCCCTCACCTGCTACGCCCGCGCCCTGGCCGCCGACGACGGCTACCTCCCGGCGCTGGAGGGCCGGGCCCGCGCCCAGGCGGCCCGCGGTGACCGGACCGCCGCGATCAAGGGGATGGAGGCGGTGGTCGCCCGGTATCCGGTGCCCGGCCCGCTCGTCGTCCTGGGCGAGCTGTACGAGGCGCGCGGCGCGGCCGGTGACCGGGCGCGGGCCCGGCGGCAGTACGCGCTCGTCGACGCCTGGACGGCGCTGGCCCGCGCCAACGGCGTCAACGCCGACCTGGACACCGCGCTGGCCGCCGCCGACCACGGCGACAGGACGGCCGCCCTGCGCGCGGCCCGCGCCGAATGGGCCCGCCGGCACACCGTGCACACGGCGGACGCGCTCGCCTGGGCGCTGCACGTCAACGGCCGTGACCGCGAGGCCCTGCCGTACGCCCGCCGCGCCACCGCCACCGGCTACCGCAACGCCGCCTTCCGGTACCACCGGGGTGTGATCGAGCTGGCCACGGGCCACCGGGCGGCCGGCCGCGCCTCGCTGACGTCGGCCCTGGAACTGAACCCCGGCTTCTCCCCGCTGGGTTCCGCCGCGGCCCGCAAGGCCCTGGAGGGATCCGAGTGA
- a CDS encoding polysaccharide deacetylase family protein codes for MSDAGVPILMYHSVATAPNDATRGLSVAPEAFAEQMGLIGDLGLTPVTTADLAAGWRSGRPLPARPVLITFDDGYEGVHRHALPVLARHGFPATVFVSTGWLRGVHDTGCGPDTMLDWPQVRQLVAVGAEIGGHSHTHPQLDQLPDDVLRAELDRCTRIVTDELGAPPVSFAYPYGYSSRRVRQAVHAAGYAQALAVGNALARRRQGPYALRRVTVRRGTGAEEFGRLLEGRDLARHFAGDRVLTKGYALVRRARQLRQVRQLRQLRRKAVPGRV; via the coding sequence GTGAGTGACGCCGGCGTGCCCATCCTCATGTACCACTCCGTCGCGACCGCCCCCAACGACGCCACCCGTGGCCTGTCGGTCGCCCCGGAGGCGTTCGCGGAGCAGATGGGGCTCATCGGCGACCTGGGGCTGACCCCGGTGACCACCGCCGACCTCGCGGCCGGCTGGCGCAGTGGCCGTCCGCTGCCCGCCCGGCCGGTGCTGATCACCTTCGACGACGGTTACGAGGGCGTGCACCGGCACGCGCTGCCCGTCCTCGCCCGGCACGGCTTCCCGGCCACTGTGTTCGTCTCCACCGGCTGGCTCCGGGGCGTCCACGACACCGGCTGCGGCCCGGACACCATGCTCGACTGGCCGCAGGTCCGCCAACTGGTCGCCGTCGGGGCCGAGATCGGCGGGCACAGCCACACCCACCCCCAGCTCGACCAGCTTCCCGACGACGTACTGCGCGCCGAGCTGGACCGCTGCACGCGGATCGTCACCGACGAACTCGGCGCCCCACCCGTGTCGTTCGCCTACCCGTACGGTTACTCCAGCCGCCGGGTCCGCCAGGCGGTCCACGCGGCCGGGTACGCCCAGGCGCTCGCCGTCGGCAACGCCCTGGCCCGTCGCCGCCAGGGCCCGTACGCGCTGCGCCGTGTCACGGTCCGCCGCGGCACCGGCGCCGAGGAGTTCGGGCGGCTCCTCGAAGGTCGCGACCTGGCACGGCACTTCGCCGGGGACCGCGTCCTCACCAAGGGGTACGCCCTCGTCCGCAGAGCCCGCCAGCTCCGCCAGGTCCGTCAGCTCCGCCAGCTCCGCCGGAAGGCCGTCCCCGGCCGTGTCTGA